A region from the Deltaproteobacteria bacterium genome encodes:
- a CDS encoding acetate/propionate family kinase has protein sequence MDDYSLVLNAGSSSLKFCVYRRPAEATWQLEARGQIDGIGVKPRLTVSDEAGARLADDDLGGSVTDGRTALAVLAGWLRTHYGGAHVLGIGHRVVHGGAQHTGPCRITPAVLADLRALIPLAPLHQPYNLAAIEAVRERLPDVPQVACFDTSFHRGQPAVAELVPLPKAVRDAGVQRYGFHGLSYEYIASVLPEVAPTVADGRVIVAHLGSGASLCALRGRKSIDSTLGFTALDGLCMGTRPGTVDPGVILHLFQTMGRSAKEVEAMLYKQSGLLGISGVSNDMRDLLASTDPAARLAIDYFVYQAAKQVGALAAVLGGVDALVFTAGIGERSAEIRRRVCEASAWLGVTLDADANAAHGPRITTADSRVSAWVIPTNEELMIARHTAALLGISGLRA, from the coding sequence ATGGACGACTACAGCCTCGTACTCAACGCCGGCTCGTCGAGCCTGAAGTTCTGCGTGTACCGGCGTCCCGCCGAAGCGACGTGGCAGCTCGAGGCGCGCGGCCAGATCGACGGGATCGGCGTCAAGCCGCGGCTCACGGTGAGCGACGAGGCCGGCGCGCGGCTCGCCGACGACGATCTCGGCGGCTCGGTGACGGACGGTCGCACCGCGCTCGCCGTGCTCGCCGGCTGGCTCCGCACCCACTACGGCGGGGCGCACGTGCTCGGCATCGGCCACCGGGTGGTCCACGGCGGCGCGCAGCACACCGGCCCGTGCCGGATCACACCCGCGGTACTCGCCGACCTCCGCGCGCTGATCCCGCTCGCCCCACTCCACCAGCCCTACAACCTCGCCGCGATCGAAGCCGTGCGCGAGCGGCTCCCCGACGTGCCGCAGGTGGCCTGCTTCGACACCAGCTTCCACCGCGGCCAGCCGGCCGTCGCGGAGCTGGTACCGCTCCCGAAGGCGGTGCGCGACGCCGGGGTACAGCGCTACGGCTTCCACGGGCTCTCGTACGAGTACATCGCCTCGGTGCTGCCCGAAGTGGCGCCGACCGTCGCCGACGGACGCGTGATCGTCGCGCACCTCGGAAGCGGCGCGAGCCTCTGCGCCCTGCGGGGGAGGAAGAGCATCGACAGCACCCTCGGCTTCACGGCGCTCGATGGGCTCTGCATGGGCACGCGGCCGGGCACGGTCGACCCGGGCGTGATCCTCCACCTCTTCCAGACGATGGGGCGCTCGGCAAAAGAGGTCGAGGCGATGCTTTACAAGCAATCGGGGCTGCTCGGGATCTCGGGCGTCAGCAACGACATGCGCGACCTGCTCGCCAGCACCGACCCGGCCGCGCGCCTCGCGATCGACTACTTCGTCTACCAGGCCGCGAAGCAGGTGGGCGCCCTCGCGGCCGTGCTCGGCGGCGTCGACGCGCTCGTCTTCACCGCCGGCATCGGCGAACGCTCCGCCGAGATCCGGCGGCGCGTCTGCGAGGCCTCCGCGTGGCTCGGCGTGACGCTCGACGCCGACGCCAACGCCGCGCACGGGCCGCGGATCACCACGGCCGACAGTCGGGTCTCGGCCTGGGTGATCCCGACCAACGAAGAACTGATGATCGCGCGCCACACGGCCGCACTGCTCGGGATCAGCGGCCTCCGTGCCTGA
- a CDS encoding polyphosphate kinase 2 family protein produces the protein MALEEILKRAHAFAKPFRVTDGKKFRLDDVDPGDTLDLTSEDKPRAKEALQIGIDALAELQDRLYAQDRWAVLLIFQAMDAAGKDGAIKHVMSGVNPQGCQVYSFKAPSNEDLDHDFLWRCTKSLPERGRIGIFNRSYYEETLVVRVHREILERQKLPPELVTKKIWKERSEDIVGFERYLARNGVCIRKFFLHVSRDEQKRRFLERLENPKKNWKFSAADTRERGYWKQYMEAYEDTIRRTATPEAPWYVVPADNKWFTRVVVAAAVIDALASLDLEYPEVGPAVRKELAAAKRELLRGD, from the coding sequence ATGGCCCTCGAGGAGATCCTGAAGCGCGCCCACGCGTTCGCCAAGCCGTTCCGCGTCACCGACGGCAAGAAGTTCCGTCTCGACGACGTCGATCCCGGCGACACGCTCGACCTCACCTCCGAGGACAAGCCCCGCGCCAAGGAGGCGCTGCAGATCGGCATCGACGCGCTCGCCGAGCTGCAGGACCGGCTCTACGCCCAGGACCGCTGGGCCGTGCTGTTGATCTTCCAGGCCATGGACGCCGCCGGCAAGGACGGCGCCATCAAGCACGTCATGTCGGGCGTGAACCCGCAGGGCTGCCAGGTCTACTCGTTCAAGGCGCCGAGCAACGAGGACCTCGACCACGACTTCCTCTGGCGCTGCACCAAGAGCCTGCCGGAGCGCGGCAGGATCGGCATCTTCAACCGCAGCTACTACGAGGAGACGCTGGTCGTCCGCGTCCACCGCGAGATCCTCGAACGGCAGAAGCTCCCGCCCGAGCTGGTCACGAAGAAGATCTGGAAGGAGCGCTCGGAAGACATCGTCGGCTTCGAACGGTACCTCGCCCGCAACGGCGTCTGCATCCGGAAGTTCTTCCTGCACGTCTCGCGCGACGAGCAGAAGCGCCGCTTCCTCGAGCGCCTCGAGAACCCCAAGAAGAACTGGAAGTTCTCGGCCGCCGACACCAGGGAGCGCGGCTACTGGAAACAGTACATGGAAGCCTACGAGGACACGATCCGTCGCACCGCGACGCCGGAGGCGCCGTGGTACGTGGTGCCGGCGGACAACAAGTGGTTCACGCGCGTCGTCGTCGCGGCCGCGGTGATCGACGCGCTCGCGTCGCTCGACCTCGAGTATCCCGAGGTCGGGCCGGCGGTCCGCAAGGAGCTCGCCGCGGCGAAGCGCGAGCTCCTGCGCGGCGACTGA